One part of the Candidatus Saccharimonadales bacterium genome encodes these proteins:
- a CDS encoding DUF1801 domain-containing protein, which yields MITYKNIDDYIKSFSPDVQTVLQKIRQTIHKAEPNATETISYGLATFDLNKKHLVHFGAFKEHIGFYPTPSGTAKFVEQLKPYVTSKGSARFPLTKPVPYDLIAQITKFRAAEVTKK from the coding sequence ATGATCACATACAAAAACATTGACGACTATATAAAAAGTTTTTCACCCGACGTGCAAACGGTTTTACAGAAAATCCGCCAAACTATTCATAAAGCCGAACCAAACGCCACCGAGACTATAAGTTATGGCCTCGCGACCTTTGATTTAAATAAAAAACATCTGGTTCATTTTGGAGCATTCAAAGAGCATATCGGTTTTTATCCTACTCCATCAGGGACTGCAAAATTCGTCGAACAACTTAAGCCTTACGTAACGTCAAAAGGCTCAGCAAGGTTTCCGTTAACCAAGCCAGTTCCTTATGATTTAATCGCTCAAATTACCAAATTTCGTGCCGCCGAAGTTACAAAAAAATAG
- a CDS encoding sigma-70 family RNA polymerase sigma factor gives MQQKDEAELIAQSLSGDSVSYGELVDRYKNAIYHHCFAILRSEDAAEDMAQETFIAAYYKLKSYKTDYKFSTWLFKISTNKCLDLLRRRKYEVLADNEVFATIAAKQPGPEKLAQYDELHRAVHKLKPRYKAAISLHYWQGLGYEEIALALSAPVGSVKGWINRAKRELKKELS, from the coding sequence ATGCAACAAAAAGATGAAGCCGAGCTCATAGCTCAAAGTTTAAGCGGCGATTCAGTTAGTTACGGCGAATTGGTCGACCGTTATAAAAACGCAATTTATCATCATTGTTTTGCAATTCTGCGCAGCGAGGACGCTGCCGAAGATATGGCTCAAGAAACTTTTATTGCAGCCTATTACAAACTAAAATCCTATAAAACAGATTACAAATTTAGCACCTGGCTTTTTAAAATTTCGACCAACAAATGCCTTGACCTCCTTAGGCGGCGAAAATACGAAGTTTTAGCAGATAACGAAGTATTTGCAACGATCGCGGCAAAGCAACCCGGCCCCGAAAAGTTAGCCCAATATGACGAGTTACATAGAGCTGTGCATAAATTAAAACCCCGGTATAAGGCGGCAATAAGTTTACACTACTGGCAAGGCCTGGGCTATGAGGAAATCGCCCTAGCGCTTTCTGCTCCAGTAGGTTCGGTTAAAGGGTGGATTAACAGAGCTAAGCGTGAACTAAAAAAGGAGTTGTCATGA
- a CDS encoding Type 1 glutamine amidotransferase-like domain-containing protein: MKLLLTSGGITTQKIADELNKLVGQGGKKVAFVPTAANAEPNGPWFLEQVDNLRKFGFDQIDFVDPSAAENDWRSRLNKSDIIFVSGGNTFHLLKQTRDSGFGEWLKQNIDRKIYVGSSAGSILATPSIAAASVDHGDRNIPGLKDLTGLNLVDFELSPHTPTEVSDKGNREYAATIANKLYGINDQSAILVSGNKIKVVHDGDFWEY; the protein is encoded by the coding sequence ATGAAGCTTTTACTCACTTCCGGCGGCATCACGACCCAAAAAATTGCCGATGAACTTAACAAGCTAGTAGGGCAGGGCGGCAAAAAGGTAGCCTTTGTGCCAACTGCAGCCAATGCCGAGCCCAATGGCCCGTGGTTTTTAGAACAAGTTGATAACTTGCGTAAGTTTGGGTTTGATCAGATTGATTTTGTAGATCCATCGGCTGCTGAAAATGATTGGCGAAGTCGGTTAAACAAATCCGATATAATTTTTGTATCTGGTGGAAACACTTTTCACTTATTAAAACAAACGCGCGACTCTGGTTTTGGCGAGTGGTTAAAGCAGAATATCGACCGCAAAATCTACGTTGGTTCAAGCGCTGGATCAATTTTGGCTACACCTAGTATTGCCGCGGCGTCTGTCGATCATGGTGACCGCAATATTCCTGGTCTCAAAGATTTAACTGGATTAAACCTAGTAGACTTCGAGCTATCACCACATACTCCCACCGAAGTTAGCGACAAAGGTAACAGAGAATATGCCGCTACGATCGCAAATAAGCTGTACGGAATAAACGATCAATCTGCGATCCTGGTTAGCGGCAACAAAATCAAAGTTGTTCACGACGGTGATTTTTGGGAATACTAG
- a CDS encoding ATP-binding protein — MIIAAFKSEITPFWYKRICEATFFVSLVLVCLYFLAHFAPGAGTSSWLQIPDLAFWFACVSTLVSLAGLIVQKQQKYHFGMALANYLLIAATTASLIVLSGGSNSAFIALWLLVAVFAAMFGWQIWLIMLFVANAGVVWEIFFGGEIPDLEQIIKLILIAEAPLITSFVLWHAETGQPTNQKAYNALAQQLSQVANKSEIVINSIGDGVVAVDKAGLVQLINPSAQAILGWSKQDAIGLDYRSLIKLVDLKGKPIEEQLSPVKQVLASNKPMSSNDFGLLTKSGKTARMSLLVSPVSGNQSAEGAILVFRDITQEKEQERQRAEFISTASHEMRTPVAAIEGYLGLAMNPQTAVIDDKARSYLQKAYESTQHLGRLFQDLLTVSRAEDGRLQTKPTVLDIISFTREIVEGLEQKAKDKNISLVYTPGKVIDTKVQPAYFVYADPDQMREVLNNLVDNGIKYTKEGSVTVDVTGDQQNVAISITDTGIGIPPEDTVHLFQKFYRVDNTDTREIGGTGLGLFIARQLVEANNGHVTVESTYGKGSTFTVRLPRMANEQAAAVKGQATKTVPLV, encoded by the coding sequence GTGATTATAGCCGCGTTTAAAAGCGAAATCACTCCGTTTTGGTACAAACGGATCTGCGAAGCCACTTTTTTTGTTTCGTTAGTTTTAGTTTGTCTTTATTTTTTAGCGCATTTTGCCCCAGGAGCTGGCACAAGTTCCTGGCTGCAGATTCCAGATCTGGCTTTTTGGTTTGCCTGTGTCAGCACTTTAGTTAGTCTGGCCGGGCTAATTGTTCAAAAGCAACAAAAGTATCATTTTGGAATGGCATTGGCCAATTATCTGTTAATTGCAGCGACTACAGCGTCGCTAATTGTTCTTAGCGGTGGCTCGAATTCGGCTTTTATTGCGTTGTGGCTATTAGTTGCGGTTTTTGCCGCAATGTTTGGCTGGCAGATTTGGCTAATAATGCTTTTTGTTGCAAATGCCGGTGTAGTTTGGGAGATATTTTTTGGCGGCGAAATACCAGATCTAGAGCAAATTATTAAACTCATTTTAATCGCCGAAGCACCTCTGATAACTAGTTTTGTACTGTGGCACGCCGAAACAGGGCAGCCAACAAACCAAAAAGCTTACAATGCGCTTGCTCAACAACTTTCACAGGTGGCCAACAAGTCTGAAATTGTGATAAATTCGATCGGCGATGGAGTTGTGGCAGTAGACAAGGCGGGTCTGGTTCAACTTATAAACCCATCCGCGCAAGCAATCTTAGGCTGGAGTAAACAAGATGCGATTGGGCTTGATTACAGATCACTGATAAAACTTGTAGACTTAAAAGGCAAACCGATCGAAGAACAATTATCGCCAGTTAAACAAGTTTTAGCATCTAACAAGCCGATGTCGAGCAATGACTTCGGCCTACTAACAAAAAGCGGCAAAACGGCGCGCATGTCTCTTTTGGTTTCACCGGTTAGTGGCAACCAGAGTGCAGAAGGGGCGATTTTAGTTTTTAGGGATATTACACAAGAAAAAGAGCAAGAGCGACAACGTGCCGAATTTATCAGCACTGCGAGCCACGAAATGCGCACGCCCGTTGCGGCAATCGAGGGGTACTTAGGTTTGGCCATGAACCCGCAAACCGCTGTGATCGATGATAAAGCTCGAAGCTACTTGCAAAAAGCGTACGAATCAACGCAGCACCTCGGCCGGTTATTCCAAGATTTACTCACAGTATCGCGCGCCGAAGACGGCCGCCTGCAAACTAAACCGACAGTTCTGGACATAATAAGTTTTACCCGAGAGATCGTAGAAGGCTTAGAGCAGAAAGCAAAAGATAAGAATATAAGCTTAGTTTACACGCCTGGCAAAGTGATAGATACAAAAGTTCAGCCGGCATACTTTGTTTATGCTGATCCGGACCAAATGCGTGAAGTTTTAAATAACCTGGTAGACAACGGTATAAAATACACAAAAGAAGGATCCGTAACTGTAGATGTTACTGGCGACCAACAAAACGTTGCAATTAGCATCACCGACACTGGTATTGGAATCCCACCCGAAGATACAGTACATCTGTTCCAAAAATTCTACCGCGTCGATAACACTGATACCCGCGAAATCGGCGGCACTGGATTAGGTCTTTTTATAGCCAGACAGTTAGTTGAGGCTAATAATGGTCATGTAACTGTTGAGAGCACGTATGGCAAAGGCAGCACTTTTACCGTAAGGTTACCAAGAATGGCCAACGAGCAAGCGGCTGCAGTAAAAGGGCAGGCAACGAAAACAGTGCCACTGGTTTAG
- a CDS encoding GNAT family N-acetyltransferase → MSVEGLHQVERFKQYYKTRFTSKQMVQRAAEFDFSIFSQDRGEVTQPTYEYKTYERLFALGIAEFTGYVDPTGEIAAMGGIMTGPDPEAEESMLQNLKHDTAYMWVLATSPKFSGNGLGGQVLKDSIEIAKKAGKTKMITTVHPNNYNSLSAFFKNGFVAVGRVCNYYNMTGSDGERLILMNGDLDNDQWADQITGPYSVSVAIPDFTLEKMDEIESTINFFGFEMGMASRGCFRLNENTVSLKPYRYLGDIVEVAKLIYPYESFAEAYLSALSQIKNMNLFDRITLANLQAFSERMNVGGQPESPLFAIHKSQTHKLFMQWLSDYRSHYLKSPTKIDDFESSLEAATMQNDLPLVELIYIYLSVENSVVLNLLDIKKTNHEYAPPQFDAYIKIGNRPNNMRERAIFKDASKELLRRNLLMHAALEATIPKTAKEKIRMFAASFKT, encoded by the coding sequence ATGTCCGTAGAAGGCCTACACCAGGTTGAAAGATTTAAACAATATTATAAAACTCGCTTTACCTCCAAGCAGATGGTCCAGCGTGCTGCTGAATTTGACTTTTCGATTTTCTCGCAGGATCGCGGCGAAGTCACTCAGCCTACTTACGAATACAAAACATACGAGCGTTTATTTGCGCTAGGGATCGCGGAGTTTACAGGTTACGTTGATCCAACAGGAGAAATTGCGGCGATGGGCGGAATCATGACTGGGCCAGATCCAGAGGCCGAAGAATCGATGCTGCAAAATCTGAAACATGACACAGCTTATATGTGGGTTTTGGCGACTAGCCCCAAGTTTTCTGGCAACGGCTTAGGCGGTCAAGTTCTAAAAGATTCAATTGAGATCGCAAAAAAGGCTGGTAAAACAAAGATGATTACAACCGTGCATCCAAATAACTATAATTCTCTTTCGGCTTTTTTTAAAAATGGTTTTGTAGCGGTTGGAAGGGTTTGCAATTATTACAACATGACAGGCTCTGATGGAGAACGTTTAATTTTAATGAATGGCGATTTAGATAACGATCAGTGGGCTGATCAGATTACAGGACCCTACTCCGTATCTGTGGCGATTCCTGATTTTACGCTAGAGAAAATGGATGAAATCGAGTCCACGATTAACTTCTTTGGGTTTGAAATGGGCATGGCTAGCCGCGGTTGTTTTCGCCTTAACGAAAACACGGTTAGTTTGAAACCTTATAGGTACCTGGGCGATATCGTAGAAGTTGCAAAGCTCATTTACCCTTACGAATCCTTTGCGGAAGCTTATCTAAGTGCGCTGTCTCAGATCAAGAACATGAACTTGTTTGATAGAATCACTTTGGCTAATTTGCAGGCTTTTAGCGAAAGGATGAACGTTGGGGGGCAACCTGAGTCGCCGTTATTTGCAATACATAAAAGTCAAACTCATAAGCTTTTTATGCAATGGCTTTCAGATTACCGGTCGCACTATTTAAAATCTCCAACTAAGATCGATGATTTTGAAAGCAGTTTAGAAGCAGCTACAATGCAAAACGATTTACCTCTGGTTGAATTAATTTACATTTATTTAAGTGTCGAAAATAGTGTCGTGTTGAATCTTTTGGATATCAAAAAAACAAATCACGAGTACGCTCCGCCGCAGTTTGATGCTTATATTAAGATTGGCAATCGGCCTAACAATATGCGTGAGCGTGCTATTTTTAAAGATGCTTCAAAAGAGCTGCTTAGGCGGAACTTGCTAATGCACGCGGCGCTGGAGGCGACGATCCCTAAAACTGCTAAAGAAAAGATTAGGATGTTTGCCGCATCATTTAAAACCTAA
- a CDS encoding response regulator: MTKILLVEDDKSLREIYGVRLLAEGYDIVTASDGEEALAIAIKEHPALIISDVMMPKISGFDMLDILKSTTETRNIKVIMMTALSSEEQRARGERIGADRYLVKSQVGIEDVVKTVHDVLGDKPAAPAAPAGTPQAQPTAVAPSMYPNPAAPAPQVAVTPSPVQQPVAPQPYQAQPIQPHTMPPAMSTTPARPAAKQRIIQPINDPSQKIDINELLNRELAKEAGGGVVPQISTTDQEKQIVNDQIQQAGDFFAPTQPQPAIQPAEPSNEQLQQPTSSSVPPTQPTVSAPSATWQPVQAPTSRPAIAPAPTRPDIAPPARQ, from the coding sequence ATGACCAAAATTTTACTTGTTGAAGACGATAAAAGCCTACGCGAAATTTACGGGGTACGCTTACTTGCAGAAGGCTACGATATTGTGACTGCGAGCGATGGCGAAGAAGCTCTAGCGATTGCAATAAAAGAGCATCCTGCACTTATTATTTCAGATGTAATGATGCCAAAGATTAGCGGTTTTGATATGTTGGATATTCTAAAATCCACAACCGAGACGCGCAACATTAAAGTTATCATGATGACCGCTCTAAGCAGCGAGGAACAGCGGGCGCGCGGCGAACGAATTGGCGCTGACCGCTACTTAGTAAAATCGCAAGTGGGAATTGAGGATGTAGTTAAGACTGTCCACGACGTACTTGGAGATAAACCTGCTGCTCCAGCTGCTCCTGCAGGAACTCCTCAGGCCCAGCCAACAGCAGTTGCGCCAAGCATGTACCCAAATCCAGCAGCTCCGGCTCCGCAGGTAGCTGTTACTCCGTCACCAGTCCAGCAACCGGTAGCCCCACAGCCTTATCAGGCTCAACCAATTCAGCCACACACAATGCCGCCCGCAATGTCTACTACTCCTGCCAGGCCAGCTGCAAAACAGCGTATAATCCAGCCAATTAATGATCCGTCGCAAAAAATTGACATTAACGAACTTTTAAATCGCGAACTAGCTAAAGAAGCAGGCGGTGGAGTAGTTCCACAGATCAGTACAACTGATCAAGAAAAACAAATCGTAAACGACCAGATTCAGCAGGCCGGAGATTTTTTTGCTCCGACTCAACCGCAGCCAGCTATTCAACCAGCTGAGCCATCTAATGAACAGTTGCAACAGCCTACGTCTAGTAGCGTTCCGCCAACTCAACCAACAGTTTCTGCCCCAAGCGCAACCTGGCAACCAGTTCAAGCCCCAACGAGTCGCCCAGCAATAGCGCCCGCGCCAACGCGTCCAGATATAGCCCCACCTGCTAGGCAATAA
- a CDS encoding pseudouridine synthase — protein MNPQNDVPQRANKFIATHLAIGRRAADDLIAKGKVLINGEKAELGSRVYAGDKVTVDGKKVDSVKTNYLYVLMDKPVGYVCSRRQQGDVPTIYSLLPQKYDHLKTVGRLDKDSSGLILLTNNGDLAHQLTHPSFKKVKTYDVQLSKPLEPLHRQMISDIGIDLPDGKSKLLLERLTDGDETSWQVTMHEGRNRQIRRTFLALGYTVISLRRKTFGKYSLDQLNGKQILEIEQ, from the coding sequence ATGAATCCTCAAAACGACGTTCCACAACGAGCAAATAAATTTATTGCCACACACCTAGCAATTGGTAGGCGAGCCGCCGATGATTTAATTGCAAAAGGCAAAGTTTTAATTAACGGCGAAAAAGCGGAGCTCGGTAGTCGCGTTTACGCCGGCGACAAGGTCACGGTCGACGGCAAAAAGGTCGATAGCGTAAAAACTAATTATCTTTACGTATTAATGGATAAGCCAGTTGGTTACGTCTGCAGTCGGCGACAGCAAGGCGACGTTCCAACAATTTACAGCCTGCTTCCACAAAAGTACGATCACCTAAAAACCGTGGGTCGCCTAGATAAAGATTCTTCGGGCTTGATTCTACTTACTAACAACGGCGATCTGGCACATCAGCTAACACACCCGAGTTTTAAAAAAGTTAAAACTTACGATGTTCAGTTAAGCAAACCACTAGAACCATTACATCGTCAGATGATCAGCGATATCGGCATAGATCTACCCGACGGCAAAAGTAAGCTTTTGCTTGAGCGTTTAACCGACGGAGATGAAACCTCGTGGCAAGTTACAATGCACGAAGGCCGCAACCGGCAAATACGGCGGACTTTTTTGGCCTTGGGTTATACGGTTATAAGCCTGCGCCGTAAAACATTTGGAAAATACTCGCTAGATCAGTTAAATGGCAAGCAAATTCTAGAGATAGAACAATAA
- the der gene encoding ribosome biogenesis GTPase Der, translating to MSKKLPTVAVVGQTNVGKSSLFNRMVGFQQAVVAREAGTTRDKVVGIVEHNGQNFWLVDTAGLKDPSDEFEASIQEQITEATEAADLILVVVDSTIPPSDDDRSVAKKALKSRKPVILILNKVDKKESLPTEEFLRLGIKQINRTSAEHNRGVSALLDEIAKNIPTAKDTPRDDILRIAFIGRPNVGKSYLFNTLGGKQEAIVANVAGTTRDINRVRTRYKTQDIEILDTAGIRRSGKIETGIEKFSVLRTLQAIEEADVCLLLVDVNDLHVSLDQKLAGMIKESGKGLILVVSKWDTYEEKTPFSRDEIAKQLINNFQFAPWVTLLFTSAVTGQNVSKIFDLALDIYERRKTKRKTSELNKILQKCIEKHPPAGLKNTHPKLRYMVQTDVNPPWFVIYGSHLKFLHWSYKRYLEHAIREAYDYTGTSIKFSFREEKKERLESEK from the coding sequence ATGAGTAAAAAATTACCAACTGTTGCCGTTGTCGGCCAAACTAACGTAGGAAAATCCAGTCTGTTTAACAGAATGGTTGGGTTTCAGCAAGCAGTTGTTGCGCGCGAGGCCGGCACAACTCGCGACAAAGTCGTTGGAATTGTCGAGCATAATGGTCAAAACTTTTGGCTAGTAGACACCGCCGGCTTGAAAGATCCGTCTGACGAGTTCGAAGCAAGTATCCAAGAGCAGATTACCGAGGCAACTGAGGCAGCAGATCTTATTTTAGTTGTCGTAGACAGCACTATTCCGCCAAGCGACGACGACCGAAGCGTGGCAAAAAAAGCCTTAAAATCGCGCAAACCCGTAATTTTAATTCTAAACAAAGTCGACAAAAAAGAATCTTTGCCAACCGAAGAATTTTTGCGCCTTGGCATCAAGCAAATTAACCGCACCAGCGCCGAACATAACAGGGGAGTTAGTGCCCTGTTAGACGAAATTGCCAAGAATATCCCCACGGCAAAAGACACCCCGCGTGACGACATTTTGCGAATTGCGTTTATTGGTCGCCCAAACGTTGGTAAATCTTATCTGTTCAACACCTTGGGCGGCAAGCAAGAGGCGATCGTGGCAAACGTTGCTGGCACAACCCGCGATATTAACCGCGTTCGCACCCGCTACAAAACTCAAGACATCGAAATTCTAGATACAGCTGGCATTCGTCGCAGCGGTAAAATCGAAACCGGAATCGAAAAGTTCAGCGTGCTTAGAACCTTGCAAGCGATTGAGGAAGCCGATGTTTGCTTGCTTTTAGTTGACGTCAACGATCTTCACGTTTCACTTGATCAAAAACTCGCCGGAATGATTAAGGAATCAGGCAAAGGCCTAATTTTAGTAGTTAGTAAGTGGGATACCTACGAAGAGAAGACTCCTTTTAGCCGCGATGAAATTGCCAAGCAACTAATTAACAACTTTCAGTTTGCACCGTGGGTCACATTATTGTTTACTAGCGCCGTAACAGGTCAAAACGTGTCTAAAATCTTTGACCTTGCACTAGATATTTACGAACGTCGAAAAACCAAACGCAAGACCAGCGAGCTTAATAAAATTCTTCAAAAATGCATCGAAAAGCACCCACCAGCTGGGCTAAAAAACACTCATCCAAAGTTGCGCTATATGGTGCAGACAGATGTCAATCCACCTTGGTTCGTAATTTACGGCAGCCACTTAAAGTTCTTACATTGGAGCTATAAGCGCTACCTTGAGCACGCAATTCGTGAAGCCTACGATTATACAGGCACATCGATAAAATTCAGCTTCCGTGAAGAAAAGAAAGAACGCCTCGAAAGCGAAAAATAA
- the pth gene encoding aminoacyl-tRNA hydrolase, translating into MKIVVGLGNIGEHFNGTRHNVGFAILDSLTDDWHDRPKFKSFVAEVNIGGEKVILLKPKTYYNLSGDAVIAVKNFYKVDARNILAVHDELALPFGAIRTRNQGSDAGNNGIKSLIAQLGPDFARVRIGIANDFTAKTDAADFVLGHFTREELKKMPDIAHSAKKMINNFVTNKFEQTSVNP; encoded by the coding sequence ATGAAGATTGTAGTTGGCTTAGGAAACATTGGCGAACACTTTAATGGGACTCGCCATAACGTGGGTTTTGCTATATTAGATTCGCTAACAGACGACTGGCACGACAGACCCAAATTCAAATCATTTGTCGCCGAAGTCAATATAGGTGGCGAAAAAGTTATTTTGTTAAAGCCTAAAACATACTACAACCTAAGTGGCGATGCAGTTATAGCTGTAAAAAATTTTTACAAAGTAGACGCGCGCAACATTTTAGCGGTACATGATGAGCTCGCATTACCGTTTGGCGCAATCAGGACTCGTAATCAGGGCAGCGACGCCGGCAACAACGGAATCAAAAGCTTAATAGCTCAACTTGGGCCCGATTTCGCCAGGGTGCGCATTGGGATAGCTAACGATTTTACAGCTAAAACCGACGCTGCTGATTTTGTGTTGGGACATTTTACTCGTGAAGAGTTGAAAAAAATGCCCGATATTGCGCACTCAGCTAAAAAAATGATCAACAATTTTGTTACGAATAAATTTGAGCAAACTAGTGTAAACCCCTAG
- the dprA gene encoding DNA-processing protein DprA: MISNSVLPDQSEYLQIITNIAGFPKSLYFSGNLPKNRVKTVSIVGTRKPTDYGTEFAYKFAYELAKRGIVIVSGLAYGIDAIAHKAALDAGGTTIAILPSGLNRIYPSGNAKLADRIVENGGCLLTKYEPDSHPYKSSFVQRSQIVSGIADGVLVIEAGAKSGTMHTAEFARRQGRVVMALPGNINSVMSEGCNNLIKKGAVAITETADILSAIGFKKLIQTTLPVGSNPQEQIILKLITSGVNQTEHLQKQSSLSAAELNQALTMLEISGQIKSISAGKWVTGNL; encoded by the coding sequence ATGATTAGCAATAGCGTTTTACCAGATCAGAGCGAATACTTACAGATCATAACAAATATTGCAGGTTTTCCAAAAAGCTTATATTTTAGTGGTAATTTACCTAAAAATAGGGTGAAAACAGTTTCTATAGTCGGAACACGCAAACCAACAGATTACGGCACCGAATTTGCGTATAAATTTGCTTACGAACTAGCAAAGCGGGGCATAGTAATTGTAAGCGGCCTAGCTTATGGAATTGATGCGATCGCCCATAAGGCGGCGCTAGATGCCGGCGGAACAACGATCGCTATACTTCCATCCGGCTTAAATAGAATTTATCCATCGGGAAACGCAAAACTCGCAGATAGGATTGTTGAAAATGGCGGCTGTTTACTTACAAAATACGAACCAGATTCGCACCCATACAAATCGAGTTTTGTGCAGCGCAGTCAAATTGTATCTGGCATAGCTGACGGAGTTTTAGTGATAGAGGCAGGCGCAAAAAGCGGCACAATGCATACAGCCGAGTTTGCTCGGCGGCAGGGCAGAGTGGTCATGGCGCTTCCGGGCAACATCAATAGCGTAATGAGCGAGGGTTGTAACAACCTTATTAAAAAAGGAGCTGTGGCCATAACCGAAACCGCCGATATTCTAAGTGCAATTGGATTCAAAAAACTTATTCAAACAACACTACCAGTCGGTTCAAACCCTCAAGAACAGATTATACTAAAGCTCATCACATCTGGAGTTAACCAAACGGAACACCTTCAAAAACAAAGCAGCCTTAGTGCCGCGGAGCTTAACCAAGCGCTAACAATGCTAGAAATATCAGGCCAAATTAAGTCGATTAGCGCAGGCAAATGGGTTACAGGAAATCTATGA